From Candidatus Methanoperedens sp., one genomic window encodes:
- a CDS encoding transcriptional regulator, translated as MRRSRIDIVVRILDVAKNGVNKTAIVYRSNINFTLAGKYLNLLEKQELLENKSDKYITTDKGKVFLQKAKELTLQLEAPIQEAKKIIPWLEVPQKVKMKSQASEAIYL; from the coding sequence ATGAGGCGAAGCAGAATTGATATTGTTGTTAGAATATTGGATGTAGCGAAAAATGGGGTAAACAAAACAGCTATCGTTTATAGGTCAAATATTAATTTCACACTGGCAGGGAAATATCTTAACCTGCTGGAAAAACAAGAACTCCTTGAGAACAAATCTGACAAATATATTACAACTGATAAAGGAAAGGTATTTTTACAAAAAGCTAAAGAATTAACTCTGCAACTGGAAGCTCCGATACAGGAGGCTAAAAAAATAATCCCGTGGTTAGAAGTACCCCAGAAAGTTAAAATGAAATCCCAGGCAAGTGAAGCTATATATTTGTAA